In Oligoflexia bacterium, the genomic stretch TCATTTTTGCCGCATTCGTTCAAAAAGAAGCCTATGATATTGTGAAAAAAATGGATCGCGTTATTATTATCGAATGCCCTTTTGAAGCCAAAGATGTTTGGGGAATATGTCAAAAAATAGTTCAAGGTGCAAAAGTTAATCAGCGTATTTTTCGTCGATTCTATACAAATCAAAAAGCGGTACTTGAAAAAACAATCAGCGGTGAAATCATCGCGGGCGCAATTTATAATCTCAGCCATGGTGGAGCCTATATGGAGTTGCACTCAGGACGCGTGAGACGCGGTGAGATTCTCAAGGTTACAATTCAATTAAATAAAATTTCAAAAGCTTATAATGTCGACGCGCAAGTTGTCTGGACTACTCCACAGGGTTTTTGGCTGGGAAAGCCTGCTATTGGCTTAAAATTCATGAAGGCAGGCGATGTCTACAGAAATTTACTCGACAAGCTGTAACAGAGTTTAAAGTTCGAATCGTTTTGATTGGGGATATAAATGTCAGATAAATCAAAATATACATTTCTTCTGTTCAGACAAGAATCAGAAGGCTGTGACCAAATTGTTGCAGAGATTGGTGCAAATCCACTATGTCAAATAATTCAAGTCGATACGATTCGTGAAATTTTTGATCATGCGGCGGATGGTAGTGCGAATTCATTAATTTTTAATTTAAAAATTTTTGACTCCAATACACTTAAGGTTATTCAAAAAATAAAATCAATCACACCAACACTTTCTACAACAATCGTTACAGCGCAGAAAATTCAAAATATCGACATGCAAAAATTAAAGAAATACAATGAGATTGTCATTATAGATAAGCCTGTAAAGCATGGTGATTTTGCATTGCTGACGGAGAGACTTGCAGAAGGCAAGCCAATATACTTTCGCGAACATAAACGATTTAATACGATTCAAATAGCCCATCTTGAGAAACTGACCTCTAATGAACAATATGAAGGTAGTGTTTATACTATTAGTAAGGGCGGCGCCTATATTGAACTTACCAAGGGTAATGTCAAACCAGGAGAGCTCTTTCGCGTCTCTATTAAATTAGATCAATTATCAAAAG encodes the following:
- a CDS encoding PilZ domain-containing protein, encoding MNAQYNFILVSRKTGDAFKIRDEIERNRLYSVEMIETAPAALGRLAKGDISCMVFNFDSFNQQKISVITNLRDMGYTFPVIIFAAFVQKEAYDIVKKMDRVIIIECPFEAKDVWGICQKIVQGAKVNQRIFRRFYTNQKAVLEKTISGEIIAGAIYNLSHGGAYMELHSGRVRRGEILKVTIQLNKISKAYNVDAQVVWTTPQGFWLGKPAIGLKFMKAGDVYRNLLDKL
- a CDS encoding PilZ domain-containing protein — its product is MSDKSKYTFLLFRQESEGCDQIVAEIGANPLCQIIQVDTIREIFDHAADGSANSLIFNLKIFDSNTLKVIQKIKSITPTLSTTIVTAQKIQNIDMQKLKKYNEIVIIDKPVKHGDFALLTERLAEGKPIYFREHKRFNTIQIAHLEKLTSNEQYEGSVYTISKGGAYIELTKGNVKPGELFRVSIKLDQLSKAHNFNAEVIWTAPKVRQGLAVGLKFINEEQVYRTLLEKV